AACGGTTGTGGGGGCAATCCGAAAAATCTTAAAAATAGGTGTGCCGGCTGCAGGTGCTAATATGCTCACGCCTGTTGCAATGGCAGTTATGACTGCACTTGTTGCTAATCATGGCCCTGAGGCTGTTGCCGCGTTTGGTGTTGGTAGCAGAATAGAGTCTATTGCAAGTATTTTAGTGCTTGCCTTATCAATGACACTCCCTCCATTTGTTAGTCAAAATTTTGGGGCTGGAAAGTTATGTAGAGTGAAAGATGCATACATAGGTACCTTGAAGTTCGTCATGGTTTGGCAGTTCATAATTTATATTTTACTGATTATTTTTTCTGGCGTTATAAGTCAGTTATTTGGTAAAGAGCAAGCGGTAATAGATGTAATTAAACTTTTTATTTATATCATTCCACTTAGTTATGGCCTGCAAGGTGTGATCATATTATCAAACTCATCGTTTAATGCTTTGCATAAACCAATGAACGCGCTGTTTTTAAGTATTATTCGGTTGTTTGTTTTCTATGTTCCGTTTGCTTATTTAGGTAGTCATTTTGCAGGGTTAACGGGATTATTTATAGGTGCTGCTGTCGGTAATTTATTTACCGCATTGGTAGCGTATAAATGGTTTATAAAAGAGCTTGAGTCTTTGAGCAGTCAGTCGTTACAGGAGTGCAATAGTTGAGTGATCATTTTCAGTTAAAATCACAGTTTAAACCAGCAGGGGATCAACCCACCGCAATAAAGCAGTTGTGCGAAGGTTTAGAGGCCGGGCTTGCTCATCAAACATTGTTAGGGGCTACAGGTACGGGTAAAACCTTCACCATGGCTAATATTATTAGCGACTTAAATCGCCCAACAATTATTATGGCCCACAATAAAACGTTGGCTGCGCAGCTTTATGGTGAAATGAAAGAGTTTTTTCCTAAAAATGCCGTTGAATATTTTGTTTCTTATTACGACTATTACCAACCAGAGGCCTATGTTGTATCGAGCGATACGTTTATCGAAAAAGATGCTTCAATAAATGAGCACATAGAACAAATGCGTTTAAGTGCTACTAAAGCACTTCTTGAACGCCGCGATACCATTATTGTTGCATCGGTTTCAGCTATTTATGGTTTGGGTGACCCCCAGTCATACATGAAAATGATGTTGCTTTTAAAAGTAGGCGAAAAAGTTGACCAGCGTGACATGCTTCGCCGCTTAGCCGAAATACAATATACCCGTAACGACATAGAGTTTAGCCGAGGTACTTACCGAGTTCGCGGCGAAGTGGTCGACATATTCCCGGCAGAGTCAGAAACATACGCAGTGCGGGTAGAAATGTTTGACGACGAAATAGAGCGCTTGAGTATTTTTGATCCGCTGACAGGTGCTGTTGAAAAACATATTGTGCGTGCCACTATTTATCCTAAAACGCACTATGTAACTCCGCGAGAAAAAATTCTAGGCGCAATCGAAAATATTAAAATAGAACTAAAAGATAGAAGAGCTCAATTACTCAGTGCCAATAAATTGGTAGAAGAGCAGCGTATTGCGCAGCGCACTCAGTACGATATAGAAATGATGACCGAGTTGGGTTATTGCTCGGGAATAGAAAACTACAGTCGATATTTATCGGGGCGAACCCCTGGCGATCCGCCACCAACATTGCTTGATTACCTGCCTGATGACGCATTAATGATTATTGATGAATCCCATGTAACGGTGTCGCAAATTGGCGCTATGTATAAAGGCGACAGAAGCCGTAAAGAAAACCTTGTAGAATATGGTTTTAGAATGCCCTCAGCCATGGATAATCGCCCACTTAGGTTTGAAGAGTTTGAAGCCATTGCTCCGCAAACCATTTATGTATCGGCAACGCCTGGTGACTTTGAAATGGAGCGCAGTGGCGGGGAAGTTGCAGAGCAAATTATTCGTCCAACAGGACTTTTAGACCCGCTTATAGAAGTAAGGCCTGTTGGCGATCAAGTTGATGATTTATTATCAGAAATATACCAATGTGTTGAAAAAGGTGAGCGCGTATTAGTGACTACGCTTACTAAACGTATGTCTGAAGATTTAACCGACTACCTAAGTGAACACGGCGTAAAAGTACGTTATTTGCATTCAGACATAGATACTGTAGAGCGCGTAGAGATAATTCGTGATTTACGCGCAGGGGTGTTTGACGTGCTAGTAGGCATTAACTTACTAAGAGAAGGTTTGGATATGCCTGAAGTGGCGCTGGTTGCGATACTGGATGCCGACAAAGAAGGCTTTTTACGTTCAACGCGCTCGCTTATTCAAACTATTGGTCGTGCCGCGCGTCACCTAGATGGCCGTGCTATTTTATATGGCGATAAAGTGACTAAATCTATGGCAAAAGCGATAGATGAAACAAGCCGCAGGCGCGAAATTCAACATCAATACAATATAGATAACGGCATAGAGCCACGTGCTTTAGCCAAAAAGATTCTTGATGTGATGGATGTAGGTGAAGAAGCTGGCCCTAAAGATAACCTACAACTTATTCGTAAAGAGTCTAAAAAGGTGCTTAGCGCGAAAGAAATTGCAGCGCAAATCAAGCAGCTTGAAACTAAAATGCACGCGTATGCGAGTAATTTAGAATTTGAAAAGGCGGGCTCTGTGCGCGACGAAATACACGAACTACAACAACAGTTGATTAATTAAAAAATGACTATAAATTTTACGCCTCTTATCACGGCACTTGAGAGTGCCCCTATTTTAAATAACGAACTGTGTCGTGTTTTTCACGGGCGAGGCCATAGTATTGAGGCATTAAGCCACTTAAATTTAGATTTTTACCCGCCAAGCTTATTTTTAGTCTCTTACGATGAAATAGACGACAACACGCTTAATCAGCTAACCGAAACACTTTGGCAGTGGGCGCAAGCGCATTACCCAGAGTTAATTACCTCGCTTGTTTATCAGCAGCGCGCAGGTGTACAAAGCCAAAATACCGTTATGTTTGGAGCGCTTCCTAACCCGCATACAGTAACCGAAAACGGAATTCGCTTTTTAGTTGATTTGCAAAGCCGCCAAAATACGGGGATTTTTCCAGATATGCGAAGCGGCCGTGAGTTTGTAATGGCGAATAGTAAGCATGGCAAAGTACTTAATTTATTTTCGTACACGTGCGGCTTTTCGTTAGCAGCAATGCAGGGCGGCGCTGATCACGTAATGAATATGGATATGAGCAAAGGAGTACTCAAAGTAGGTAAGCAAAACCATCAGTTAAATGGCTTTGACAAAGGCGTGAGTTACTTACCTCACGATATTTTAAAGTCGTTTGGTAAATTAAAAAAAGCGGCCCCGTTTGATCTAATTATTGTTGATCCACCAAGTTTTCAAAAAGGTAGCTTTATTTTAACTAAAGATTACCAAAAAGTGCTTCGTAGGCTCCCTGAGTTACTTAATCAAACAACTAAATTACTCTTATGCGCTAATAGCCCCGAGCTAACTGAGGATGCATTTAAAGCACTTATTGCTGAGCACACACAAGGTGCGATTGAATTTGTAGCGCGCCTTGCACCTACCGCACGCTTTATTGAAATAGACAGTGATAAAAGTTTAAAAGCGCTTGTCTATAAAATGTCACATTCGCCTGATTAAATGAAGCTCAGTAAACGACTGGCTGCGATTGATGCGCTGATCACTCGCCAGCAAAACACTATTTGGGATTGCTGCTGCGATCATGGCTATTTGGGAATGGCTTTGTTAAAGCGCTCAGCTGCGGATAAGGTCATATTTGTTGATATTTTATCCAATGTCATGGCCGACCTTGAGGCAACGCTTACACGTAACAAAAAACTAAGGACGCCTGGTGATAAAAAGCCTGAATGGCAGGTCTTGTGTCAGGACGTTGGAAGTATAAAGCTTGATGATGTAGTAAATCAGGTAGTGGTTATAGCGGGTATAGGTGGTGAACTAGCGCTGCGTTTAGTGCAGCAAATAATAGCTAACAACTCGCCAGAGTCTGTAAAGCATGTGCGATTTATTTTATGCCCAATTCACCACACCTATTTACTGCGCAGTGGTTTACACACGCTTAATTTGGGTTTGCATAGTGAGCACATCATAAGCGATAAAAACCGTATATACGAACTCATAGAGGTTAGCTTTAAAAGCAACCAAACGGTAAGTAAAACAGGTGATGCCATGTGGGACTTAAATAATAAACAGCATACGGCTTACATTCAACGACTGTTAAATCATTATAATAAAATGCTCAATAAAGATGAGCTTTATTATCAAAAAGTTATAAGCGACTATCAAAGTCTATACGATAGTTAAAAAAGCCCAATTTTGTCGGGCGGCTGTGATCTAATTACATAGCAAAACACGTAATGTAAGCACAGTTAATATCTTGCCCAGTGCGAGTTTATTTGGTTTATTTATGTCAGATAAAAATAGTCACCTAAATACGTTACTCAGTAACGACAAAAAATGGCAACATAGCTACGAGCAGCCAATTCCCTATGCGCCGCTTGTGCAATTAGCTAATAATAATTGGGTCGTTCCACAGCATTTTTTACGTTACAAGCATACACTTAAAAGTGTAAATGAAGTGCTCGAAAGCATAGAGTTTTCGGCGCACTTTAGAGTTCTTGCTGCACAAAAAGGCGATGAAATATACCTACAAGTTGCAGTACTAAGCCCTGACAACTACAAAAAAAGTGGCCATCAAAATGCCGATAAAGCAAAAAAATTGCTATTTGGTAGGCGCTGGATAGTAGAAGAAAACTTACCGACCTCAGAACTTATTCAAACTGCTTTTTTAGCTTTAAAAGTAGCGCGTGAGCACGAAGTGAGAGAGTTGTTTCAGTTAAAACAAAATGGTGCAATTAGCACACCGTTTAATAATCATCACGACTTACCTGTCATGGCGCAAAACCCTGAACTAGTCATACAAGCTCGGCATAATGATGACATTAATGATTTAATCAGCCGTATTGTTTTTGCTGACTCGACTGTTGAGCTTACCAGCCATCAAGTTATAAACGAGCAGCAACACTTGTATACAGTAAAGCTTCATTGCGACAACGCTCAGCTTAATGAATTTAATAACAAAACAATTGCGTTTTTAACTACGGGTTCGTCTACTAACCACTTTTTACATGGTTTTATTACAGCCTTAGTTAATACTAGCAACGACTACGTAAATGAGCAGTTTAAGTATCAAGGTTTTGCCCGCTTTAGTAAAAGTGTGGCGGTAGAAAGTATTGGTAAGTTAAGCATTGCAATGCGCTCACCAAATACAGTTGATTTGTGCTCAATGGGTAAGCAAGAAGCTAATCAATTAAACTTCGAAATAGACAGCGGGCGAGCACCTCAGGGGTGTGGACAAGCTATAGGTGGGTTTCTAGCAGCCCATGGAATAGAGCAACCAGAAAATGCCCATTTATACCCAAACTACCTTTAAGGGCCTTAGTGAACAAGTAAGCGTTTAACAACGCTTACAGTTTGTTTATTTCTTGCTTAACGTTAAAGCTTGAGTCGGTCACAATGGCTTCGAGTGTTTGTACACGTTCTTTTAGTGCAACCACTTCTGCTTTTGTTTCAGCAAGTTGTTTATGAGCATCGCTATTGTTGTTTTGCATTTTATGTTTAAACTCTAAATGCTTTTTATACATATCGTAAACCACACCCGAACCCACAGATATAAGCACGATAAGTACAATCATCGTAGTACCAGACATAACTATATTCCTTTTATATTTTTATTTTTAAAGTATACGCTTTCTTCCATTTAGATAAAGCTGACAATTGTAACTTTATTTGTAAAGGGCGATGATTTGAAATCAATCAATTAACACAGTGGCTATATACATGTAAATCAGTGCTTTTTATCTGGTGTTCATACTTTATACAGTAACAGGGTTGTTTAATGTCAAATCAATCGCCATATAGTTACTAACACACTATTTTATAAACTAATTTTATCAGAGAGTTATTATGCTAAATAATAAAATACCTCCCGTTATAGTTGTTCTATTTTTTGCAGGCATTATGGCGCTTATAGCGCATTACAGTGTTATTGACTTTACTGTATTTGTTGCCTACTTGGCGGCAAGTTTAGTTATTATTGGTTGTGCAAGCTGTGTTGCGGGTGTTGTGAGCTTTAAGCTAGCCAAAACCACAGTAAACCCCAATAAACCAGAACAGGCATCAAAATTAGTTACCAGCGGTATTTACCGAATTTCACGTAATCCCATGTATTTAGGATTTGCATTTATTTTAGCTGGGTGGGGTGTGTGGTTAAGCTCTGTTTGGGCAATGTTAGGTGTTATTGGGTTTATTGGCTATTTAACGTTGTTTCAAATAATGCCAGAAGAACGTGCGCTTACTAAATTATTTGGTGATGAATTTACTATCTATAAAGCTCGCGTAAGGCGCTGGCTATAGAGTCTGAAATGCCGTGTAATTAATTTACTATGCAATAAAAAAGGCTATGTAACATAGCCTTTCTCTTTTATTTATGTGTTGCTTATTCGTATTCTAACGGATCTGTAATATTGTTTAGTGCAAATGCTTCTAAACGTTCTTGGCACGCACCACACTTACCACAGGCCTTTTCACGGCCGTTGTAACATGTCCATGTTTGGCTGTAATCTAAACCCATTTTTATACCGTCAGTTAAAATATCAATTTTGGTGTTATTCAAATACGGGCTAAAAATTTCTACTGCATCGTAGTTTGCAATACGACATACATCATCCATTTTCTTCACAAACTCAGGGCGGCAGTCGGGGTAAATAGCATGATCCCCAGAATGAGCACCGTAATAAACTTGGCTTGCTTTTAGTGATACCGCATAACCAACAGCCAAAGAAAGTAAAATCATATTTCGATTTGGCACTATTGTGCTTTTCATACTTTCTTCTTCGTAGTGGCCTTCTGGTACATCAATGTTATCGGTTAATGATGAGCCACCAATAAGCTGATTAATAGCTGAAATATCAACTATTTTGTGTGGAACATTAAGCTTTTCACATACTTGCGCAGCAACTTTAAGCTCTTTTACATGACGCTGACCATAGTCAAACGAAAGGGCATATACATCATGGCCTTGTTGCAGGGCTTTATTTAATACGGTAAATGAGTCCATACCGCCGGAATAAATAACAACTACTTTTTGCGTCATATCTGTTTTGCTCTTAGTTTTAATAGAGGTTTATATCAGGGCGCGATATACTACACGGCCGCAGCTTAAATAACAATTTTTGCACAGCGCTTTTTCGTCTTTAATAGTAGCAATTTGGCTACTAGGTAGTAAGTGAGATCTCTTTTGTACAAAATTAATGAAGTGTTTGAAACCATTCAAGGTGAAGCAAGCTTTACTGGCACACCCTCAATATTTTTACGCCTGCAAGGTTGCCCTGTAGGGTGTTC
This DNA window, taken from Pseudoalteromonas marina, encodes the following:
- the uvrB gene encoding excinuclease ABC subunit UvrB, with translation MSDHFQLKSQFKPAGDQPTAIKQLCEGLEAGLAHQTLLGATGTGKTFTMANIISDLNRPTIIMAHNKTLAAQLYGEMKEFFPKNAVEYFVSYYDYYQPEAYVVSSDTFIEKDASINEHIEQMRLSATKALLERRDTIIVASVSAIYGLGDPQSYMKMMLLLKVGEKVDQRDMLRRLAEIQYTRNDIEFSRGTYRVRGEVVDIFPAESETYAVRVEMFDDEIERLSIFDPLTGAVEKHIVRATIYPKTHYVTPREKILGAIENIKIELKDRRAQLLSANKLVEEQRIAQRTQYDIEMMTELGYCSGIENYSRYLSGRTPGDPPPTLLDYLPDDALMIIDESHVTVSQIGAMYKGDRSRKENLVEYGFRMPSAMDNRPLRFEEFEAIAPQTIYVSATPGDFEMERSGGEVAEQIIRPTGLLDPLIEVRPVGDQVDDLLSEIYQCVEKGERVLVTTLTKRMSEDLTDYLSEHGVKVRYLHSDIDTVERVEIIRDLRAGVFDVLVGINLLREGLDMPEVALVAILDADKEGFLRSTRSLIQTIGRAARHLDGRAILYGDKVTKSMAKAIDETSRRREIQHQYNIDNGIEPRALAKKILDVMDVGEEAGPKDNLQLIRKESKKVLSAKEIAAQIKQLETKMHAYASNLEFEKAGSVRDEIHELQQQLIN
- a CDS encoding class I SAM-dependent methyltransferase: MTINFTPLITALESAPILNNELCRVFHGRGHSIEALSHLNLDFYPPSLFLVSYDEIDDNTLNQLTETLWQWAQAHYPELITSLVYQQRAGVQSQNTVMFGALPNPHTVTENGIRFLVDLQSRQNTGIFPDMRSGREFVMANSKHGKVLNLFSYTCGFSLAAMQGGADHVMNMDMSKGVLKVGKQNHQLNGFDKGVSYLPHDILKSFGKLKKAAPFDLIIVDPPSFQKGSFILTKDYQKVLRRLPELLNQTTKLLLCANSPELTEDAFKALIAEHTQGAIEFVARLAPTARFIEIDSDKSLKALVYKMSHSPD
- a CDS encoding tRNA (adenine(22)-N(1))-methyltransferase TrmK, with amino-acid sequence MKLSKRLAAIDALITRQQNTIWDCCCDHGYLGMALLKRSAADKVIFVDILSNVMADLEATLTRNKKLRTPGDKKPEWQVLCQDVGSIKLDDVVNQVVVIAGIGGELALRLVQQIIANNSPESVKHVRFILCPIHHTYLLRSGLHTLNLGLHSEHIISDKNRIYELIEVSFKSNQTVSKTGDAMWDLNNKQHTAYIQRLLNHYNKMLNKDELYYQKVISDYQSLYDS
- a CDS encoding methyltransferase family protein, which codes for MLNNKIPPVIVVLFFAGIMALIAHYSVIDFTVFVAYLAASLVIIGCASCVAGVVSFKLAKTTVNPNKPEQASKLVTSGIYRISRNPMYLGFAFILAGWGVWLSSVWAMLGVIGFIGYLTLFQIMPEERALTKLFGDEFTIYKARVRRWL
- the queC gene encoding 7-cyano-7-deazaguanine synthase QueC; the encoded protein is MTQKVVVIYSGGMDSFTVLNKALQQGHDVYALSFDYGQRHVKELKVAAQVCEKLNVPHKIVDISAINQLIGGSSLTDNIDVPEGHYEEESMKSTIVPNRNMILLSLAVGYAVSLKASQVYYGAHSGDHAIYPDCRPEFVKKMDDVCRIANYDAVEIFSPYLNNTKIDILTDGIKMGLDYSQTWTCYNGREKACGKCGACQERLEAFALNNITDPLEYE